TAAGCTTTTTTTCGCTTTCTAGGAACCTCATATTTCTGTATGTAGATCGTCCAGCTCATGATTACTATTAGAAAAAGGGCTATTCCTATTTCAAAAATATAAGGGACTTGAACGACGCCAGCTATAGTGATGAATAACAAAAAATAAAACGTGTACTTCAACATTTTTTCAACAGCATCGGTATAACCACTTGATTTCAAATATTCCTTCTCTTCTTCAGGCCTATTTGAAAAACCGGACAGTAAACTATACTCTTTTTTCTTAACGATTAGGTATGCCAATCCACCATGAATCAGTAACGCAAACCCCATAACAATTAAAAAAATCAGAGTTCCTGTGTTCATGCCTTTCCCCCTTACTAAATCACACGACAAATATATACAATTATTTTCTTGAGATTAATATCTGCTTACTTCAAATATGATACAATTGTATCATAATATGCTATCAGAATATTCCGAATGGAACGCGGGGTGCTTATCAATGTTCAACAACTTTAAAACCAAGTATCAGAGTGTAGAGCACGCGGGTGAAGAACTCCTCAAATTGGTCAGCCAATTTATTGAGGTTAATTCCTTTTGTATTGCCAATTGGGAGAATAACGAAAGCCATATCATGAAAGCTTTCAATCGTAAGGAGCTGATGGTCCAAGAGGGGATTACACAAGCTCGTCTAGATATGTATTGAAAGTTCGTAGCTGATACTGACCGTGAGCCAGTAATTATCCCAGATACTAAGTACAATAAAGAAGCCTTTAGTATGGCAATCACAAAAGAAGCTAATATCCAAAGTTTCTTAGGAGTGCCCATTGTTTTGAAAAATGGAAATTGTTACGGAACATTATGTGCTCTACATAACCACCCCCATGAATTCTTGCAAAAAGATGTTGATTTATTAAGAACGATGGCAACTTTCTTCTCACATGTGATAGACCTGGAAAAGCAGTTGCTGACCGATTCTCTGACCAACGCGCATAACCGTCATTATTTAGAACGATTATTCAATGACTACCGTAAAGAAGACCGTGGATTCCAATCTATCTGTTATCTCGATTTTGATCACTTCATACAAGTGAACCATTCATATGGACATGAAGTTGGAGACCAAATCATGATCCAAGCAGCTAGTCGATTAAAAATCCTATTAAGGGGATATGGTAAAGTCGTTCGTTTAGAACAAGACGAATTCATCTTACTTTTTGACAAAATCTCTGACTTAGAGTTCATTAAGTTATTAGATGTCATCATTGATTCTATGGCCGAACCTCACCTTGTAGGTAACGAGCCACTAACATTGACATTCTCAATCGGTGTAGTCCGCAACGCAGGTTCATATGACACCTTCCAAGAAGTTTTAACTCAAGCAGATAGCGTAATGGCCGTAGCAAAAAAACGAGGTAAAAATAATTATGTAATTGACGAAGTAATGGATGAGGTTGACGAAGCCTTGCACTAGACACAATGAGAGGTGATTTTTTGGAAACAGTAGATGAAAAAGGCAAAGAACAATGGCATAAAGAAGAAGCTGTTAGCAACTTCAATCTGACATGGGACTTGATCGATAAAGTCAATCGCTCGAAAGAAGAAGATTTACTCATGATCCACCAAGCACATGCTTCGAGATTCCACTGGGGACAGATCGGCACTCCCATTGAATTAGCTAGAGGGGAATGGCAAATTTCAAGAGTATATGCCCTACTCCAAATGGGCGAGAGCGCTTTATATCATGCTGAAATGTGTCTAGGATACTGTGAAGAAAACGATATTGGTGATTTCGATTTAGCATTTGCCTATGAAGCGCTGGCCCGTGCATATAAAGTAAGCAAATTTAAGACGATGTCCGAGAAGTATTATGACCTTGCAATGCGGGCGGCAGACGATATAGAGAAGCCCGAAGATCGGAACCACTTTTTAAGTGAGTTAGGTACCATAAAGGATTAAGAAAAGCCGCCCTAGAATAACGAACTACCATTATTCCAGAGCGGCTTTTCAGTTCTAATTTTTTACTAATTCTGCATGACTAGCAACTTTTTTACCTCTATCGATTAACGTCTTCAACTCTTCACTTCTATCTTTCAATCGTTCTAATTCAGTTTCCACTTCTTGTTTAGCTAAAGGTAACCAGTCATTACCCTCGAGTAATTCGAAAATCTCTATTCTGAGCAACCAATCATCTGTATGACTTGCTTGCAGTTCTCCCCATACTCGCTCTAATTCTCCTTCAGGGTCATCTACTCGACCTTCACGGATATCACGAACCTCCTGATACAATTGCTCCAAAGGTGATAATGCAGGTTGAACTGTTGAGCGGTCTTCATCTTCCTCTACAACTTCAGGATAAAATGCCTCACCATCAGCAGCTCCGGCAAATACTGATATGATACTTTCGCCAACTGCCATATCAAAAGTTCCCCATTCAGGTTCAAAAAGAACATTGTCCCCAAGTGACACCTTGCAATTCGTAAACGGTATCAATACTAGTCTTCCATTTTTACGCACAAGATCTTCTACTTTTCCTTCAACCGTCACGCCACTTTCAAATTCCAAGATTACTTCTTCTTCCTTTATAATTCCTAGCTCATTCAATTGACCTTCCGACAGTTCTTCTAGCGGTGCATCGACAGATTTTAATCTTCCTACTGGGGAACCAAATCCATCTGCATGATAATCAGTACCATGACCGGGGATCTGAAGGTCATCAGTCGCTAACGCAGTAGGACCTGATGTTTTGAAATAAGCCGCTTCTCCAGATACATCTGTTATACGTTCGCTGAATATGCCTGTAATTTGTAAGCCTGAAGACAATACGGTAGTTGCAGTGTTTTCTGACTGAATTGCTTTATCCAAGCTTTCAGTTCCACCTTTTTTGAATGCCATTTCTTCCGCAAATTCTTCAAGACCTTCAATCAATTGTTCGAAACTCTCGCATACGAATAATTGAGGTTGTGGTTTGGTTATGTCAAACCCAGTATGCACAATTTCTTGAACGTCAAACGGGATTTTTTTCACTTCAGGATTTAAAATATTACTTCCTTCAGCAACTGAAGATAAAAGACCCGCACCATAGATTTTTGGTTCATCAACAGTACCAATCAATCCGTATTCAACTGTCCACCAGTACAAACGGCCAATCTTCTCTGCTTCTGATAAACCTTTAATTGCTGTTTCTTTTTCATCCAAGGTTTGTTTGGCATCCGCTATTTCCTCTTCGGTCGCATCTCCTTTTTCTAGAAGATTAGAGTAAGTACGTAAAGCTTCAAAATGTTCATGTTCCTCTTTGGTGGCAATTGCTTTTTTTCCAATTTCACCGAACAATTTAACATATTTTGAATAGGTTTCATCACAAAGTATCGGTGCGTGGCCGGCAGCTTCATGAATGATATCTGGAGCAGGTGTGTATTGTATATTTTCTAATTTACGAATATCCGTCGCAATAGGTAGCACACCATTCCCTTGAAATTCAAAGAAAGCTACTCCTGGAATAAAACCATCGATAGTTGCAGCTCCCCAACCAAAAGGTTCTAAACTTTTATTCATTTGATTAACATTCGGAATTTTTTCAATGGTAATCCCTGAAGCTTCTAAACCATCAGTATATGTCTCATGCGCAAGGTCTTTCAATGTATGATGGTTTTGACGCATAACAAAACGCCAAACCGAATGATTAATGGGTGTGTAGGATTCATAGTGCTGATTCGCCGTATACTTCTTCAAATGTTTTGGTACTGTTTTTAAACTCATTAAATCCGCCTCCTTGAATACATCTGCTTAAAAGCATAAACGCTTAAACGCTTTTAATCACTAAAGAAATGTTATACACTAATTTACAAGAGGTATTCTAAGTTGTCAATATATATTAATATTTTATGTGTGTTAATGAGATCTGTTCAAAGCATTAATTTACCAATTTAGTTATGAGTGTTATAAAAATTGTAAAAAATATTTCCATTTTTTGATTCATTTCCGTTTATTTCTATGATAAAATGTTAAGATAAACACATTCTATATTTAAATTTTTTAAATATTTAAATAAATATTTAATAATTTCTTCAATATTGAGTTTCTATCACACAAAGATAAAAGATAGCAAAATTGGTAATTGTTAAGCGGCGAACTAAATACGAGAGGTAATATAATTGAAGGGACTATTCTTATGAATAAAAATCCTACATTCAATAAAAGCACAGAAATCGGAAAAAGAATACAAGAGTTGAGACACTTTTTCAAAATGACTCAAAAGGAGTTAGCCGAGGGGATTTGTACTTCTGCTTACATTAGTCGAGTAGAAAACGGATCTTCTATCATTAACGCAGATTTATTATTCATGATATCGGAAAAATTCGGTGTAGATATCAACTATTTTTATGACTCACCATACAGCCTTCGGGAAGATCATTCATTAAAAGTAGAAAATGAAGCTCGCGAATATGTTAATATCGGAGATTATGAAGCTCTCGAATTGCTTATACAAAGGGAAGAGAAAACACCTTTCATGCAAAACGAAAGATTTAAACAATTTATTTTATGGCATAAATCAATTTGTGAACGTTACCTATATGAGAATTTGGATGAGGCTTTGAAATTGATGGATGCTGCGTTATCGCTGTGTCACACAAGTGAAAAAGCGATGTCCGAACGCGAGATTCAGATGTTTATGCACAAGGCGAACATATATACAGACTTGGACTTGGACGAGAAAGCAATAAAACTTTATCAGAACCTTTTAACAGCAATTGATACGTTACCAACTCTTACTAATAAGAGTATCGCGGTAATGGTCCACTATAACCTAGTGAGAATGTATTTCTACCAAGAAATGTATGATGAAGTTCTTGAGCTAGCTAATGACGGAATAAATATATGTAAGCAAACCCAATCAGTTTATGGTTTAGCACACTTATATTACATTATAGCTCGAACTTATGCAGAATTAGGAAATTACCAGTCTGCATTAGGTTACTACAGAAGATCTAACGACATGTTTAATTTCACAAATCAGGAACGACACAGCAAAAAAGCTTTGAAGGAAATTCAAGAAATTGAAGATATGTTAAAAACTTTATAAAATTCCGTCTGTCATGTAAGAAATAAAACCCCGAATAACGGACCTTCTCAAATGTCCATTACTCGGGGTTTAGTTCATAATTCAAGCACGTGTTTTTTAAAAGAATTCTTCTAACCCTTCAACTGTAGTAGGTTTGCTATAATAATAACCTTGAAAGATACGACAACCGAAACTCTGGATAATATTCAAATGCTCCTCCGTTTCGATCCCCTCTGCTACTACATTCAATTCTAAATCTATTGCTAGACGGATAATTGTCTCGCAAATACGTTGGTCTACCGTGTTTTCATTTACGTCATGGACGAAAGTTTGATCCAGTTTAATCGTGTCAATCGGCAAGTATTTTAAATAATTCAAGGACGAATATGTCGTTCCAAAATCGTCAATTGAAATTCTAATACCCATACGCTGGACCTCTTCCATGATAATTGCGACGTCTTTCAAGTTCTCCATCAAGGAAGTTTCAGTAATTTCAATTGAAAGATAATCAGCTGGAAAACCAGTATCATCCAAGATTGATTGTAACCTTTCCACGAACTTACCATTAACGATGTTTAATGCCGAAGTATTCACAGATACTCGGAAAGGCCTTCCCAATTCATCTATTAACTTTTTCATGTCATGACAAGCTTTTCTGCATACCATTTCGTCTATATGATGAATTAACCCATTTTTCTCAGCAAAACAGATAAATTGATTGGGTGGTACTAGCCCTTTTTCAGGGTGCTGCCATCGAGCTAACACCTCTACGCCATATAATTGTTTTTCGTCATCTATCATTATTGGTTGGTAGTAAGGTACAAATTGTTCCTCTTCAATGGCATGTTCGATTACAGACTTGTAACTATCCGTAGTTTCATAAATACTCTCCAACTGCTCATCACGTTGTTCATGATAAGTAATATCTAACTTGACACGTTCACTTTCAGCTTTTATATAATTTGAAATGATCAACGAGATTAGTTCGTTGTAGGATTTGATTGTATCAATTTCTTGTGCGCTCGGTCTTTGTACTTCTTTTGAATACATCGCAAAAGTTGCAATCACTTTATTTCCGCCTGGGGCGAAAACTGGAACCGACCAACAAGATTTCAAGTCATGCTTTTTCGCAAGGTCTCTGAAATCCTCCCATTTTGGATCTTTGAAAATATCTTCAGTTATCACAATCTCTTTCTTTATGACCGAAGCTCCACATGTTCCCATTTGATCATGAACCTGTCGGTGGTTACAATGTTCTACCAATTCATCGGATAAAGTATGAGTAACCCCATCCACAAATTCCGAACCACTTTCGTTAAGAATCATGATGGTACAATAAGTACCTTCGAACCTTTTTTCAAAAAACTTCAATGACTTGATTAATACATCCCGTAATGGTATTCCATCACTAATGTATTGAGCAATATACTGGTAACCCTCTACAAAGTCTTCCGGAGACAACACTCGCTCTTCAGTTGCAAATTCGTGTACCATTGTAAAGACCTCCTGACATCATATTTAGACGCTCATCTGAAATTTGTTAGTGAATCTATCGACTGCTATAATATATAATCAATATGTCATAAACTTTCGACATAATTTGCAATTTAGTTAAAATAAAATATAAAGTAATATTTTTTCACTTTATATCATGGTGGGTTTATTTAGAAAGAAAAGGGCTACACGTTACTAAGCGTGGTAGCCCATATACAATTGGTGGTTGTATTATTTTATTCCTTCTTAGTCTAAAGCTCCAAGGTCATTCTTATCTTTACCGATTCCCATAATTTCCATTTGGACTGTTTGATCACTGCTATAAACACCATCAGCAGTAGTCAATCCAACTGCAAATAAAATAATTGCCATGAACGTAATAATTTTTTTCATGAATATTACCTCCTACTTTTAATTTGATACTATTATCCTACCACGTTATCAAAAAGTACTAGATACCAACCTCAAGCGATATGAGCAAAAAATGTATTGTATTTCTTTGATTTACTTCGTTTTTCTAGAAAAATATAAACATTGGAATATTTTTTTGAAAGGATTTGTAAAATGAGCGAATATCTATCAAACAATAGTAGAGAAGATATCGGGAGAAGAATCCTTGAACTACGAAAATATTTTCGTATGACTCAAAAAGATCTTTGCGAGGGGATATGTACACAAGCCTATATAAGTAAAATCGAAAATGGTTCTTTAGCTATTGCTGCGGATATTTTGTTCATGATTGCCGAACGATTCGGAATAGATATAAATTATTTCTATGATTCGACTTACAATTTACGAGCAGATTATTCATTGGATGTTGAAATTCTATCTCGAGAACTTGTCCAGCTAGACGAATATGAAGAGCTTGAAGAGTTAATTAAGAGAGAAGAAAAAACCCCATTAATGCAGAATGACAAGTTCAGACAATTCATTTTGTGGCATAAATCTCTGTATCTTAGATATCTATATAAAGATTATGAACAATCTTTAAAGTTATTGAATGAGGCTTTGGACTTATTTCAAACAAGTCAAAAAGTAAAGTCAGAAAGAGAGGTACAGATCTTACTGAACAAAGGAAACTTATACGTAGATATAGATGACTACGATAATGCTATAAAGATTTATTTAGAATTACTAGAGGCGATAAAACATATCCCAACTCTTACTAATAAAAATTTAGAAATCATGATTTATGTTAATTTAGCAAGAACATACACGTTGATCGGACAATTTAAAAAGTCTGCGGAACTTGCTGAAAAAGGAATATTCTTAAATAGAAAGAATCACTCTATGTATGGCTTGGGTAATCTCTTTTTTATACTCGCTCGCAGTCATGAGGAAATGCAAAACTTCGAAGAAGCCCTTGAAAACTATCGACATTCAAAATATGTTCTAATACTAACTGGAAATGAAAAGCTAGCACCAAAAGTCCAAGTGAAAATAGATGAAATTAATCAATTCACCTAATTTTTTTAGTCATATACTCTTAATTATAGCTCCTAAGGATGTGAAATAATGCCAACTTGTGCACATTGCGGCCGCAAATGGTCCTGGAAACAATCTTTGAACAGAATGTTTACTCTAAGCCAGGAAATACAATGTCCACATTGCCATCGCAATCAATTTTTTTCTAAAAAAACACGGACCATTAATGCTGTGTTAAATATGTTTATCGTTTCTCCTCTTGCTATCAATATCTTTTTCGATTTAACTCCTTGGATGTTGTTAGGAATGATTGTTGGAATATTCCTAGTTTTAGTGGTAATTTTCCCTTTCTATTTGGAGTTGGACAAAGAAGATCGACCACTTTGGTAAAACAATAAAAGGCAACCCATTCATATGGGTTGCCTCTTCTTATCTATCAAATGGCACTAAATCGTCTTCAGTCAATTCTTCATCACCTATAAACTTTTCTCCAAATATAAGGATGCTGTGGTCATTAGACGGTCCTACACGTCCAGACATATATTGTTTGTCAGTTGTTTCATTCCACACGATTCTAAAGTGTAATTGATCTTGCTCTCTATTGGAATTTGTCAAATCAACATTCACCAATTCCATTTGAAAAATACGATCTCCGTCATGATCATACTGTTGAATAGACATGTCATTGAATTGAAATGGGAACTGTTGTTGGTTAATTTGAATTCCCCCACTCCCTGAACCGAATAGAACATTTTGGTTAGCTTCCGTCACTCGGGTATCTGATATATCTAGCTGCATAAAGCCTTCAACCGATTCATCTGACATATCGTACTCGAATTTATCCAAATTATTTTCTTTATACATTTCAACTGAACTTTCTTCCTTCATCTTGTCATTAGCCAACTCAGCGTGCAATTCCCAAGTTGGTGTTTCGTACCCATTTCCTTCGTCACCTGAAGAAATGAATACGATCATTAATACGATCAACAGACCAATTACCCCGTAAAAGATTGTTTTCACTCTATAAAACTCCTAATACTTTATATATTTTAATAAACTTATTCCAACTCCTAATATACTACATTTCCAACAAAATCGTTAACGAATATAATAAATCAAATTTTTTTTGATTTATTAGTTGACTTTTGAGATACATATGCATATATTGGAATTAGATCAAATAAATTTGATGAAAGGATGAAGCTAAATGACACGTGAATGTGCAGTAAATGAAACTTCATTAGATGATACATTTCAAACTTACGAGAAGAAATTCAAAGCTTTAGCAGATCAACGTCGTCTGCATATTTTAAATGAAATCACTGAACAAGGTGAAGTGTGTGTTTGTGATTTATCAGATAAACTACACTTACCACAATCTAAATTATCTTATCACTTGAAATTGTTGCTGGATGCAGATTTGATTCAGAAAGAAACCCGAGGCACTTGGAGTTATTACACTTTAAACCATAAAGAAATGAACCACTTGTTATCAGAAGAGCTGTGTTGTCTGTTTCGACGGGACTAAATTTTTTTAACCTATTAATCAAAAAAAATTGATTAATTAAGAAAGAAGGAAATTACCATGATGGAAATTCTAAAAAGCTTTATGGGTATCGCACTGGAATTGACTGTTTTATTTGTAGGAATATCTTTTCTCATCCACCTTATACAAGGATTTATACCTTATCAAAAAATGGAGGAGCTGATGGATAAAAGTCACCCTCTGATCAGTGCTTTGATTGCTGTCGCGTTCGCTTTTGTAACACCATTTTGTTCTTGTTCAACCATACCGATCGTTGTGAATTTATTAAAAAATCAAGTGAAATTTTCAATCGTCATGATCTTCTTATTTGCATCGCCAGTGCTAGATTTGACGATCGTTAGTTTGATGACAGTCATTCTTGGTTGGAAAGTAGCTTTGATCTATTCACTCGCAACGATTGTTTTATCGATCATCATCGGGTTTTCACTCAGTTTTCTTGGTTTTGAAAATCAATTGAAGAATGTCATGATGGAGAATTTCTCCCAACAACAACAAGATAAGCGGTTCGACTTAAAGCTCGCATATAAAGAAACTATGATTTTAATGAAACAGGTTTACCCTTTCCTACTCATAGGTGCCGGTATTGGTGCAATCATCCATGGGGCAGTGCCTAGTGAATGGATTGCGACTTATATGGGCGGCGAAAGTTGGTGGTTGGTACCGATCGCAGCAGTAATTGGGATACCTCTATATATAAGGCTCTCAACCATGATCCCTATTTCACAAATACTGATTGTGAAAGGAATGGCTCTTGGTCCAGTCATGGCACTAATGATTGCGTCTGCTGGTGCAAGTTTACCTGAAGTGACCATGTTGCATAGTATTTTCAAGAAAAAGCTAGTTCTTGCGTTCGTCACATCAGTAATCATGATGTCTACATTATCTGGATTCTTATTCTACTTAATTTAAGGAGGTGAATTTGATGAAATGGATCAAATCAATTTTTGATAAAAAAACCGACAAGTCTTGTTGTGATATCGTCATTAAAGAAGTTGAAGAAGAAAAGGAAGCTTGCTGTAAGAAATAATTAAAGAGAGGGGCAACCGCCCCTCTCTTTAATTTGACTTATTCAGGCTCGGGATCAATACCTGGCCGTGAATGTTTAATGAAAAATGCTAAGCCGAGCCCGATCGTCGCAATAATAGTAGCTAACACAAATGACATGTTCACACCGTGAATCAGACCGCTGGTGCCTTGAGATGGTATAGCTTGGTTAGTCATGATTGTGACAAGTAGTGCCGTTCCAACCGCTCCTGCTATTTGTCGCATCGTATTGTTCATCGCAGAGCCGTGTGGCATGAGCTTTTTAGGTAACTGATTCAACCCTGCTGTAGTTACAGGCATCATAACCATCGAAATACCGAACATCCGGGCCGCATTCACAATAGTTAAATACATAAATGTGGTTTCTGTCGTTAAATTCGTAAACATTAATGATGTAACTGTCAGTAATGTAAGGCCGCACACAGCGAGCCATTTAGCTCCGAATTTATCAAATAAACGTCCCGTAATAGGATTCATGATTCCCATGAGAATCGCCCCTGGAAGCAACATCAAACCTGATTCGAATGCTGTAAAGCCGAGCATGTCTTGCATAAATATCGGTAAGATGATGGCCCCTCCTATCATTGTGATAAAGGCGACCATTCCAATACCAGTCGTCAACGCAAACATTTTATATTTGAATATACGGAATTCGAGAATCGGCTTCTTCAACCTCAGTTGTCGGGAAATGAATAAGATAAGCGTGACAGCACCAATACTAAGTGAAGTAATTACCTGCCAATTACCCCAACCGACATTCCCAGCAACACTGAACCCATACAATAGTCCTCCGAACCCAAGTGTAGATTGAATGATCGACACAGGATCGACCTTAGGAAATGTGCGTTCAGTTACATTTTTTAAAATGAAGTAAGCTAAGATGATATCCAAAATAGCGATTGGTAATACGACATAGAATAGGCTTCTCCAAGGGAATTGTTCGACTAAATAGCCTGATAATGTTGGTCCAATTGCAGGTGCGAAAGCAATTACAAGACCGAACATACCCATGGCTTGGCCTCTTTTTTCAATAGGGAACACTAAAAACAAGATTGTTTGCATCAGCGGTAGAATAATGCCTGCACCCGATGCCTGTAAAACCCTTCCTGATAAGAGTACGGTAAAGTTAGGAGCAATAGCGCATACAAGTGTGCCCAAAGCAAATAGCCCCATTGCCGTAAGGAATAGTCTTCTCGTAGTGTACCGCTCGATTAAAAAGGCAGTGATAGGAATCATTATACCGTTAACAAGCATAAAAATAGACTGCAACCACTGAGCGGTGTTTGCAGTAAGATTCAGGTCTCGCATGATATGTGGAAGCGCAGTACCTAATAAGGTTTGATTCAGTATCGCTATGAAAGCACCGGAAATAAGTACAATCATCAAAGGTATGCGATTTATGGATGGAGTGCCGTCTTCATTCGTTTCTATGTCATTAGATTCTGTCATTGTGATCCTTCTCTCTTATGTATAATCGCTAACATTTTATAGTAACAAACATAAAAGAAGTTAGCTAATGGTTTGTTTGTCTCGAATTTCGATCTTATCCATATCAGTGACGAATAAAGAAAGCCCCTATAAGTAGGGGTAATCCCATTTCCCAACCCAAACACTTCACTTTTAATTAAGGATTTGGCAATGATAAAATTTGTAAATAGAGGAGGTTTTCTGTATGGATCCTATTGAATTAACATGGTATATATTGATCGGCTTAGCCTTGGTAGTGACAATATTTTTTGTTATTAAAGATCGTAATAATGAACGTGCAGACATCAAAGAAAGACGAGAGTTACAAGCCTCTGTCCTCTATACAGCCGTTATGTTTGTTATAGGAATTACTTTTTTGATAGTAGAGGGATTCTCTATAAACGTGCTCATTCTTGCTGCATTCTTCGGTATTGGGGTCTGGATGACGAAACGCGCATCAGCTGAATATAAGAAAAAAAAATGAAGTCAATGGGTTATAGTTCGCTTTCTAACCCAATAGATAGAAATAGTTTTATAATCTTCTGAACATGTAAAAGAGCTTGCGGATTTTCGCCACAAGCTCTTTTTCTAACAAAAAGTATCTTTCGATTTGGGTACAGATAGCCCGAATAAAGGCCGTAAATATAAAGCAACGAAAGTTCCAGCCAGTGCAAGAATCCCCCAAATGTAGCCGTGTAGACTGAATGAAGCAATTCCTCCGAAGTATGCTCCAATGTTACATCCGAATGCTAACCTCGCACCATAACCAAGTAACAGTCCGCCGATTACGGAAGCCATTACATTTTTACCGTTAATCTTAGAAAACTTGAACAAACCACCTGCTGCTGATGCTAAGAAAGCTCCTATGATCACTCCAAAGTTCAATACTGTCGTTGAGTCAGCAAAAATTGACGCTTGAAGTACTTGTGCACTTTCACCAGACCAATAACCCCAGCTAGCAACATCGAAGCCTATGAAGTCAGCCACCTTGGATCCCCAAAGTGCGAATGCCGATGTTACTCCCCAAGGGGCTCCACGTGTCATTAAAGTTAGAGCATTCAAGATTGCTAGGACAATTGCGGCAGCAAATAGTGGCCATGACCCTCTCAATATACGTTTCCAACCTGAAGTCGTTGGAACAGGTGCCATTTTAGGTACCCTCTTCTTCTTTTCGACTACCAATGTGATCCACGCAATCAAACCGAAGAGTGCGATTGATAATAGCCATGCTCCACCGTAACCTAAGCCTGTAGTAGTAGCTAGAGAAACAGGTTGAAATGATGGCAGTTCTTCTGTCCAAAACGGTAGATGATAAGCGCCTATCGTTGAACCGACGATGAAGAACAATAACGTAATGAACATGACG
Above is a window of Halalkalibacillus sediminis DNA encoding:
- a CDS encoding helix-turn-helix domain-containing protein encodes the protein MNKNPTFNKSTEIGKRIQELRHFFKMTQKELAEGICTSAYISRVENGSSIINADLLFMISEKFGVDINYFYDSPYSLREDHSLKVENEAREYVNIGDYEALELLIQREEKTPFMQNERFKQFILWHKSICERYLYENLDEALKLMDAALSLCHTSEKAMSEREIQMFMHKANIYTDLDLDEKAIKLYQNLLTAIDTLPTLTNKSIAVMVHYNLVRMYFYQEMYDEVLELANDGINICKQTQSVYGLAHLYYIIARTYAELGNYQSALGYYRRSNDMFNFTNQERHSKKALKEIQEIEDMLKTL
- a CDS encoding TIGR04104 family putative zinc finger protein, whose translation is MPTCAHCGRKWSWKQSLNRMFTLSQEIQCPHCHRNQFFSKKTRTINAVLNMFIVSPLAINIFFDLTPWMLLGMIVGIFLVLVVIFPFYLELDKEDRPLW
- a CDS encoding EAL domain-containing protein; the protein is MVHEFATEERVLSPEDFVEGYQYIAQYISDGIPLRDVLIKSLKFFEKRFEGTYCTIMILNESGSEFVDGVTHTLSDELVEHCNHRQVHDQMGTCGASVIKKEIVITEDIFKDPKWEDFRDLAKKHDLKSCWSVPVFAPGGNKVIATFAMYSKEVQRPSAQEIDTIKSYNELISLIISNYIKAESERVKLDITYHEQRDEQLESIYETTDSYKSVIEHAIEEEQFVPYYQPIMIDDEKQLYGVEVLARWQHPEKGLVPPNQFICFAEKNGLIHHIDEMVCRKACHDMKKLIDELGRPFRVSVNTSALNIVNGKFVERLQSILDDTGFPADYLSIEITETSLMENLKDVAIIMEEVQRMGIRISIDDFGTTYSSLNYLKYLPIDTIKLDQTFVHDVNENTVDQRICETIIRLAIDLELNVVAEGIETEEHLNIIQSFGCRIFQGYYYSKPTTVEGLEEFF
- a CDS encoding helix-turn-helix transcriptional regulator gives rise to the protein MSEYLSNNSREDIGRRILELRKYFRMTQKDLCEGICTQAYISKIENGSLAIAADILFMIAERFGIDINYFYDSTYNLRADYSLDVEILSRELVQLDEYEELEELIKREEKTPLMQNDKFRQFILWHKSLYLRYLYKDYEQSLKLLNEALDLFQTSQKVKSEREVQILLNKGNLYVDIDDYDNAIKIYLELLEAIKHIPTLTNKNLEIMIYVNLARTYTLIGQFKKSAELAEKGIFLNRKNHSMYGLGNLFFILARSHEEMQNFEEALENYRHSKYVLILTGNEKLAPKVQVKIDEINQFT
- a CDS encoding aromatic amino acid hydroxylase is translated as MSLKTVPKHLKKYTANQHYESYTPINHSVWRFVMRQNHHTLKDLAHETYTDGLEASGITIEKIPNVNQMNKSLEPFGWGAATIDGFIPGVAFFEFQGNGVLPIATDIRKLENIQYTPAPDIIHEAAGHAPILCDETYSKYVKLFGEIGKKAIATKEEHEHFEALRTYSNLLEKGDATEEEIADAKQTLDEKETAIKGLSEAEKIGRLYWWTVEYGLIGTVDEPKIYGAGLLSSVAEGSNILNPEVKKIPFDVQEIVHTGFDITKPQPQLFVCESFEQLIEGLEEFAEEMAFKKGGTESLDKAIQSENTATTVLSSGLQITGIFSERITDVSGEAAYFKTSGPTALATDDLQIPGHGTDYHADGFGSPVGRLKSVDAPLEELSEGQLNELGIIKEEEVILEFESGVTVEGKVEDLVRKNGRLVLIPFTNCKVSLGDNVLFEPEWGTFDMAVGESIISVFAGAADGEAFYPEVVEEDEDRSTVQPALSPLEQLYQEVRDIREGRVDDPEGELERVWGELQASHTDDWLLRIEIFELLEGNDWLPLAKQEVETELERLKDRSEELKTLIDRGKKVASHAELVKN
- a CDS encoding GGDEF domain-containing protein, whose translation is MATFFSHVIDLEKQLLTDSLTNAHNRHYLERLFNDYRKEDRGFQSICYLDFDHFIQVNHSYGHEVGDQIMIQAASRLKILLRGYGKVVRLEQDEFILLFDKISDLEFIKLLDVIIDSMAEPHLVGNEPLTLTFSIGVVRNAGSYDTFQEVLTQADSVMAVAKKRGKNNYVIDEVMDEVDEALH
- a CDS encoding ArsR/SmtB family transcription factor, with amino-acid sequence MTRECAVNETSLDDTFQTYEKKFKALADQRRLHILNEITEQGEVCVCDLSDKLHLPQSKLSYHLKLLLDADLIQKETRGTWSYYTLNHKEMNHLLSEELCCLFRRD